Proteins from a genomic interval of Candidatus Nitrosocosmicus arcticus:
- a CDS encoding helix-turn-helix domain-containing protein has protein sequence MSATLKDLFIYIYDLSPLDMDLLLTLIAHNNKQMTLEDLSKAVNRDKSTVFRSLQKLTGLGICVKESRTLKEGGHFHVYSAISREIFKLETEKRVKELEQSLRRILKKFEDDLEVMLDDVFDTKKKIIK, from the coding sequence ATGAGCGCAACCTTAAAGGATCTTTTTATATATATCTATGATTTGTCACCACTAGATATGGATCTATTGCTTACCTTAATCGCACACAACAATAAACAAATGACTTTGGAAGATTTGTCTAAAGCTGTAAATCGTGACAAGAGTACGGTATTTAGATCTTTACAAAAATTAACAGGATTGGGAATATGTGTAAAAGAAAGTAGAACTTTGAAAGAAGGAGGGCATTTCCATGTATATTCTGCCATCTCTAGAGAAATATTTAAACTCGAAACGGAAAAACGTGTAAAGGAATTAGAACAGAGTTTAAGAAGAATATTGAAGAAGTTTGAAGATGATCTAGAAGTAATGTTGGATGATGTTTTTGACACAAAAAAGAAAATAATAAAGTAG